In Pyrus communis chromosome 1, drPyrComm1.1, whole genome shotgun sequence, the following are encoded in one genomic region:
- the LOC137729669 gene encoding serpin-ZX-like: MDPKEYSTSNLTDVALKITKHLLMTEGKGKNIVYSPLSIQVVLFLITAGSKGLTKDQLLSFLKSESSDQLNSLAAPLVTLVLADGSARGGPCLNFANALWVEESLSIKPSFKEVVDTVYKAAIKQVSIKTDPDKARVEVNSWVEKETNGLITEVLLPGTVKSDSKLIIVNALYFKGVWNDQFDASMTFKQNFYLLDGTKVLAPFMCRSYEDQYVRAFDSFKVAKLEYEPGKDKERQFSMYFLLPNERDGLPALVDRVCSEPGFLDRHLPKTRVEVGAFKIPRFKFSSGFKASKILEDLGLVLPFNGNGDLSEMVESPLREANIIHKSFIEVDEEGTKAAAVSVFAEECGCAQPFEPIKRIHFVADHPFLFLIREEMTGTVQFIGHVLNPLEE, from the coding sequence ATGGATCCCAAAGAGTATTCCACCAGCAACCTAACCGATGTCGCACTCAAAATCACCAAGCATCTTCTCATGactgaaggcaaagggaagaacATTGTGTACTCGCCGCTGTCCATCCAGGTCGTGTTGTTCTTGATAACAGCCGGTTCAAAGGGTCTCACTAAGGACCAGTTGCTCTCTTTCCTCAAGTCCGAGTCCTCCGACCAACTCAACTCCCTTGCCGCCCCTCTTGTAACTTTGGTCTTAGCAGACGGATCCGCTAGAGGCGGTCCTTGCCTCAACTTTGCCAATGCCCTCTGGGTTGAGGAGTCTCTCTCTATCAAACCATCTTTCAAGGAGGTTGTGGACACTGTTTACAAGGCAGCGATTAAACAAGTCAGTATCAAGACTGACCCTGACAAAGCGAGAGTTGAAGTGAATTCATGGGTTGAAAAGGAGACGAACGGCCTCATCACTGAGGTTCTTCTTCCTGGGACAGTTAAAAGCGACTCCAAGCTTATAATTGTAAATGCCTTGTACTTCAAAGGAGTTTGGAACGACCAGTTTGATGCATCAATGACATTCAAGCAGAACTTTTACCTTCTCGATGGTACTAAAGTCCTGGCGCCGTTCATGTGCAGAAGCTACGAGGACCAGTATGTAAGAGCCTTTGACAGCTTCAAGGTCGCAAAGCTTGAGTATGAACCAGGAAAAGACAAGGAGCGGCAGTTTTCAATGTACTTTTTACTTCCTAATGAAAGAGATGGGCTCCCAGCTTTGGTCGACAGAGTTTGCTCCGAGCCTGGTTTCTTAGATCGCCATCTCCCCAAAACAAGAGTCGAAGTTGGTGCCTTCAAAATCCCAAGGTTTAAGTTTTCCTCTGGCTTTAAAGCTTCCAAAATCCTCGAGGATTTAGGACTGGTtctgcctttcaatgggaatgGTGATTTGAGTGAGATGGTGGAGTCACCTCTTCGCGAGGCCAATATAATTCATAAATCCTTCATTGAGGTTGATGAAGAAGGCACAAAAGCTGCGGCTGTTTCTGTTTTTGCCGAGGAGTGTGGTTGTGCTCAGCCATTTGAACCGATTAAACGGATACACTTTGTGGCTGATCACCCATTCCTGTTTTTGATCAGAGAGGAAATGACTGGAACGGTTCAGTTCATTGGTCACGTGCTCAATCCGCTCGAAGAATGA
- the LOC137713464 gene encoding uncharacterized protein, with protein MSKRKQPDSSSPADSLSQNERILYNVIHSKQDMGIWTRDMKKETNLPDKVFNAALKTLQAKKLIQEVVNVQSKGRKHYIATEFEPSKELTGGAWYSEGKLDKDYINLVKDQFAKMIYQQKVATLEGIADAIRKTKIFKTEFTKQQTEEIVRDLVLDNRVMEVKSTGMGEFASIQIGKVCYKCKGKGGTRGETKVGAMASIPCGVCPRISQCTPDGIISPSTCVYYAKWLDF; from the coding sequence ATGAGCAAACGGAAACAGCCAGACTCTAGTTCCCCGGCGGACTCTTTGAGCCAGAACGAGCGAATTCTATACAATGTGATCCATAGCAAGCAAGATATGGGGATTTGGACACGAGACATGAAGAAAGAGACAAACCTACCTGACAAGGTGTTTAACGCAgccttaaaaacacttcaagCAAAGAAACTGATACAAGAGGTTGTAAATGTCCAAAGCAAGGGGAGAAAGCATTACATTGCTACAGAATTTGAGCCCTCCAAGGAGTTAACCGGTGGGGCTTGGTACTCGGAGGGGAAACTCGACAAAGATTATATAAACCTTGTAAAAGATCAGTTTGCGAAGATGATATATCAGCAGAAGGTTGCTACGTTGGAGGGAATTGCGGATGCAAtcagaaaaactaaaatattcaAGACCGAGTTTACAAAACAGCAAACGGAGGAGATTGTgagggatttggttttggacaatCGAGTCATGGAGGTGAAGAGCACCGGGATGGGGGAGTTTGCTTCTATTCAAATTGGAAAAGTTTGCTATAAATGCAAAGGCAAGGGAGGTACTAGAGGAGAAACCAAAGTTGGCGCAATGGCTTCTATTCCATGTGGAGTTTGTCCGCGGATAAGTCAATGTACACCGGATGGGATTATTTCCCCATCAACCTGTGTCTACTACGCAAAATGGTTGGACTTCTGA
- the LOC137741296 gene encoding large ribosomal subunit protein eL30: MVAPKKTKKTHESINTRLALVMKSGKYTLGYKTVIDSLRSSKGKLIIISNNCPPLRKSEIEYYAMLAKIGVHHYNGNNVELGTACGKYFRVSCLSIIDAGDSDIIKTLPGDH, encoded by the exons ATGGTGGCGccgaagaagacgaagaagaccCATGAGAGCATCAACACCAGGCTCGCTCTCGTCATGAAGAGCGGCAAATACACTCTCGGTTACAAAACCGTCATCGATTCCCTCCGCAGCTCCAAAG GCAAGTTGATCATTATCTCCAACAATTGCCCGCCTCTTCGGAAGTCGGAAATCGAATACTATGCGATGCTTGCGAAGATTGGGGTTCACCATTACAACGGAA ACAATGTTGAGCTTGGTACAGCCTGCGGCAAGTATTTCCGCGTTTCGTGCCTTAGCATTATCGATGCAG GTGATTCGGATATCATAAAGACTCTACCTGGTGATCATTGA